In Pseudorasbora parva isolate DD20220531a chromosome 9, ASM2467924v1, whole genome shotgun sequence, the following proteins share a genomic window:
- the amy2a gene encoding pancreatic alpha-amylase encodes MKLLILATLLGLSLAQFNPNTKSGRTAIVHLFEWRWADIAAECERYLGPNGFGGVQISPPSESIVVTNPWHPWWQRYQPIGYNLCSRSGNENELRDMITRCNNVGVYIYVDAVINHMCGAGGGAGTHSSCGSYFNANNKDFPTVPYSNLDFNDGKCNTGSGNIENYNDVNQVRNCRLVGLLDLALEKDYVRGKVVDYMNKLIDMGVAGFRVDACKHMWPGDLSAVYGRLRNLNTKWFPSGSKAFIFQEVIDLGGEPITSDQYYGIGRVTEFKYGAKLGNVIRKWNGEKLSFVKNWGEGWGFMPSDKALVFVDNHDNQRGHGAGGASIVTFWDARLYKMAVGFMLAHPYGFTRVMSSYRWDRNIVNGQDKNDWIGPPSNSDGSTKPVTINSDSTCGNGWVCEHRWRQIKNMVAFRNVVNGQTFSNWWDNGSNQISFSRGNRGFIVFNNDDWELNATLNTGLPGGTYCDVISGQKEGGRCTGKQVTVGGDGRASFRISNQEEDPFIAIHADSKL; translated from the exons ATGAAGCTTCTAATCTTGGCAACGCTGCTCGGGCTGAGCCTCGCTCAGTTCAACCCAAACACTAAAAGTGGAAGAACTGCCATCGTCCACCTGTTTGAGTGGCGTTGGGCTGATATCGCAGCGGAGTGCGAGCGCTACCTTGGACCAAATGGCTTTGGTGGAGttcag aTCTCCCCTCCGAGTGAGAGCATTGTTGTCACAAACCCCTGGCACCCTTGGTGGCAGAGATATCAGCCAATCGGTTACAATCTGTGTTCCAGATCAGGAAATGAAAATGAGCTGAGGGACATGATCACTAGGTGCAACAATGTTGGG gtgtaCATCTACGTTGATGCAGTCATCAACCACATGTGTGGAGCGGGTGGTGGAGCTGGTACCCACTCAAGCTGTGGTTCATATTTCAATGCCAACAACAAGGACTTCCCCACAGTGCCATACTCCAACTTGGACTTCAATGATGGCAAATGCAACACTGGCAGTGGAAACATCGAGAATTACAACGATGTCAACCAA GTGAGAAACTGTCGTCTGGTTGGTCTTCTGGACTTGGCTTTGGAGAAGGACTATGTGCGTGGTAAGGTGGTCGACTACATGAACAAGCTGATTGACATGGGAGTGGCTGGATTCAGAGTGGACGCCTGCAAGCACATGTGGCCTGGGGATCTTTCTGCTGTCTATGGCCGTCTTCGTAATCTGAACACTAAGTGGTTTCCCTCTGGCTCTAAAGCTTTTATCTTCCAAGAG GTCATTGATCTCGGTGGGGAGCCCATTACATCAGATCAGTATTATGGAATTGGAAGGGTGACGGAATTCAAGTATGGTGCCAAGCTGGGCAATGTCATCCGCAAGTGGAATGGAGAAAAACTATCCTTCGTCAA GAACTGGGGTGAGGGCTGGGGCTTCATGCCTTCTGATAAAGCTCTGGTGTTTGTTGACAATCATGATAACCAGAGAGGACACGGTGCTGGAGGTGCATCTATTGTGACATTCTGGGATGCCAG ACTTTACAAAATGGCTGTAGGCTTTATGTTGGCCCACCCGTACGGATTTACCAGAGTAATGTCCAGCTATCGGTGGGACCGCAACATTGTGAATGGACAG GACAAAAATGACTGGATAGGACCTCCCAGCAATAGTGATGGATCTACCAAACCTGTTACCATCAACTCTGACTCTACCTGTGGAAACGGCTGGGTGTGTGAGCACAGATGGCGTCAGATCAA AAACATGGTGGCCTTCCGTAATGTTGTAAATGGACAGACGTTCTCTAACTGGTGGGACAATGGAAGCAACCAGATCTCTTTCAGCCGCGGCAATCGCGGGTTCATTGTCTTCAACAATGACGACTG GGAGCTGAATGCGACCCTGAACACTGGCCTGCCAGGAGGAACCTACTGTGATGTGATCTCTGGTCAGAAGGAAGGTGGCAGATGCACTGGGAAACAGGTGACAGTTGGAGGAGATGGACGTGCTTCCTTCAGAATCAGCAACCAGGAGGAAGACCCGTTTATTGCCATTCATGCAGATTCAAAACTTTAA